The nucleotide window CCACCTCGACCGCCTGGTGCACGAGGGGCTGCTCGAACCGAGCTACCGGCGGCTCAGCGGTCGCAGCGGGCCCGGTGCCGGTCGAACCAGCAAGCTCTACCAGCGTGCGTCCGCGGAGGTCAGTGTCAGCCTCCCACAACGGGAATATGAGCTCGCGGCCCGCCTGCTGGTGACGGCGATCGCCGCTTCGCACGTCGAGGAGCCGCGAGAGCGCCTCGACGAGGCAGCTCACGAGCTCGGTGAGAAGATCGGACATGGAGCCCGCGACCTGTGTGGCCGGCGGGCGAGCCGCCGGCGGCTCCGAGAGGCGGCGCTGACCATGCTTGGTGAGCGGGGCTTCGAGCCCTACGTCGACCCTGAGGGCGCCGTGCGTCTCCGCAACTGCCCCTTTCACGCGCTGGCCACCGATCAGCCCGAGCTCGTGTGCGGGATGAACTTCGCGCTCATCCAGGGGATGGTGAGCGGCCTCGGCGACGAGGCGGGGGGCGAGGCAGTGCTCGACCCCGCGCCCGATCTTTGCTGCGTCGCTCTGAGAGGGTGGTCCTGAGGCTACTAACGCCAGTCACGACTGGTTATACTGTGAGGAGCAGGGCGCCTAGGGCAAGCAAATCCTGGCGTTGGAACGAATCTCGCTGATCACAGGGGGTCAGGCCGTGGCTGAGTCGCTGCTCGACCGGGTGATCCGCAGGCAGGCCTGGATGGACGGCCTGGCAGGGGCGATCCAGGGCGGCGTGGGCGCCGTCTACGGTGTTCTGGGCAAGCCGGGGCGGTGGCTCA belongs to Candidatus Dormiibacterota bacterium and includes:
- a CDS encoding transcriptional regulator produces the protein MTRDHRDRQIGAIAALGERARRALYEYVVSQPEPVSRDQAAQAVGVGRPLAAFHLDRLVHEGLLEPSYRRLSGRSGPGAGRTSKLYQRASAEVSVSLPQREYELAARLLVTAIAASHVEEPRERLDEAAHELGEKIGHGARDLCGRRASRRRLREAALTMLGERGFEPYVDPEGAVRLRNCPFHALATDQPELVCGMNFALIQGMVSGLGDEAGGEAVLDPAPDLCCVALRGWS